A genomic window from Solanum stenotomum isolate F172 chromosome 10, ASM1918654v1, whole genome shotgun sequence includes:
- the LOC125843254 gene encoding 40S ribosomal protein S20-2, with protein MAYAAMKPTKPGLEEPQEQVHKIRITLSSKNVKNLEKVCADLVRGAKDKRLKVKGPVRMPTKVLNITTRKSPCGEGTNTWDRFELRVHKRVIDLFSSPDVVKQITSITIEPGVEVEVTIADS; from the exons ATGGCGTATGCAGCAATGAAGCCGACAAAACCAGGGCTGGAGGAGCCCCAGGAGCAGGTTCACAAGATTAGGATCACTCTTTCTTCCAAAAACGTTAAGAATCTTGAGAAAG TGTGTGCGGATTTGGTTCGTGGTGCTAAGGACAAGAGGCTCAAGGTAAAGGGACCTGTGCGAATGCCCACAAAGGTTCTTAACATTACCACTAGGAAGTCTCCCTGTGGAGAAG GCACTAATACATGGGACAGGTTTGAGCTGCGGGTTCACAAGCGTGTGATTGACCTTTTTAGCTCCCCAGATGTTGTCAAGCAGATCACCTCAATCACTATCGAACCTGGTGTTGAGGTTGAGGTCACCATTGCTGATTCTTAG